The following are encoded in a window of Carassius auratus strain Wakin linkage group LG37M, ASM336829v1, whole genome shotgun sequence genomic DNA:
- the LOC113068181 gene encoding ER lumen protein-retaining receptor 2, whose protein sequence is MNIFRLTGDLSHLAAIIILLLKIWKTRSCAGISGKSQILFALVFTSRYLDLLTSFISLYNSTMKVIYIACAYATVYLIYVKFKATYDGNHDTFRVEFLVVPVGGLAFLINHDFSVLEIMWTFSIYLESVSILPQLFMISKTGEAETITTHYLFFLGLYRALYLINWIWRFYFEGFFDMIAIVAGVVQTILYCDFFYLYVTKVLKGKKLSLPA, encoded by the exons ATGAACATATTCAGACTGACCGGGGATCTGTCCCACTTAGCAGCCATcatcatcctcctgctgaagatATGGAAAACCAGGTCGTGTGCAG GAATCTCTGGGAAGAGTCAGATCCTCTTTGCCTTGGTGTTCACCAGCCGCTATCTGGACCTTCTCACGTCCTTCATCTCCTTGTACAACAGCACCATGAAG GTCATCTATATCGCATGTGCCTATGCCACCGTTTACCTGATATACGTCAAGTTCAAGGCCACGTATGATGGCAACCACGACACGTTCAGGGTGGAGTTCCTGGTCGTTCCAGTCGGCGGTCTGGCCTTCCTCATCAACCATGACTTCTCTGTTTTGGAG ATCATGTGGACGTTCTCCATCTATCTGGAGTCGGTGTCCATCCTCCCACAGCTGTTCATGATCAGTAAGACGGGAGAAGCCGAGACCATCACCACGCACTACCTGTTCTTCCTCGGCCTCTATCGAGCGCTGTATCTCATCAACTGGATCTGGCGCTTCTACTTCGAAGGCTTCTTCGACATGATCGCCATCGTGGCCGGCGTCGTTCAGACAATCCTGTACTGTGATTTCTTTTACCTCTACGTGACAAAAG